Proteins encoded in a region of the Streptomyces sp. PCS3-D2 genome:
- a CDS encoding MbtH family protein, with the protein MTNPFDDPDANYLVLVNDEGQYSLWPVFVDVPEGWNKVFGEAGRQECLDHIEQNWTDMRPKSLIDAMQAK; encoded by the coding sequence ATGACGAATCCGTTCGACGACCCCGATGCCAACTACCTGGTCCTGGTTAACGATGAGGGTCAGTACTCGCTCTGGCCCGTGTTCGTCGACGTACCGGAAGGCTGGAACAAGGTTTTCGGGGAGGCCGGACGCCAGGAGTGCCTCGACCACATCGAGCAGAACTGGACCGACATGCGCCCCAAGAGCCTGATCGACGCCATGCAGGCCAAGTAG
- a CDS encoding cytochrome P450: protein MRSETADQPPEINLVDPTLYSDGDPFVQWRWLRANEPMYWHPPTDLPGFWALTRYDDIRAAYRDSETFSSAQGILLRPADHGADPGGGRTLALTDAPRHGQLRGLVDTWFAVRSVRAIEAEMQDVARGVIDEALERGSCDFVADIAARVPLYVICKMMGVPQADWDRLYTLTSQAFGAGDAATRRYAHLDILGYFEELQEEKADDPADDLVSVLATASVDGKPLSAEDIILNCNNLLVGGTENTRIAAAGGMFALLEHPEQWQRLSADQSLLPAAVEEILRWTSTATHIMRTAVRPAEIHGRRVEVGDRVTFWLPSANRDETIFDDPDRFDITRQPNRHLSLGYGEHFCLGSMLARVELRLLYRELLSRSIGVELDGQPKLLDSIVVNGPELMPVKLIAP from the coding sequence ATGCGCAGTGAGACGGCCGATCAGCCGCCGGAGATCAATCTGGTGGATCCCACGCTCTATTCGGATGGCGACCCGTTCGTGCAGTGGCGATGGCTCCGCGCCAACGAACCCATGTACTGGCACCCACCCACGGATCTGCCGGGATTCTGGGCGCTCACCAGGTACGACGACATCCGCGCGGCGTACCGCGACTCGGAGACCTTCAGCTCGGCCCAGGGAATCCTCCTGCGGCCGGCGGATCACGGGGCCGACCCGGGCGGCGGTCGCACGCTGGCCCTCACCGACGCGCCCCGGCACGGGCAGCTCCGCGGACTGGTCGACACGTGGTTCGCGGTCCGGTCGGTGCGCGCCATCGAGGCGGAGATGCAGGACGTCGCGCGCGGCGTGATCGACGAGGCCCTGGAGCGGGGCAGCTGCGATTTCGTGGCGGACATCGCCGCGCGCGTGCCCCTGTACGTGATCTGCAAGATGATGGGCGTTCCGCAGGCCGACTGGGACCGCCTCTACACGCTGACGAGCCAGGCGTTCGGCGCCGGGGACGCGGCCACCCGCAGGTACGCCCACCTCGACATCCTCGGATACTTCGAGGAACTCCAGGAGGAGAAGGCGGACGATCCGGCCGACGACCTGGTGAGCGTGCTGGCGACGGCGAGCGTGGACGGGAAGCCGCTGAGCGCCGAGGACATCATCCTCAACTGCAACAACCTGCTCGTCGGGGGCACCGAGAACACACGGATCGCCGCGGCCGGCGGCATGTTCGCCCTCCTGGAGCACCCCGAGCAGTGGCAGCGCCTCTCCGCGGACCAATCGCTCCTGCCGGCGGCCGTCGAGGAGATCCTGCGCTGGACCTCCACCGCCACGCACATCATGCGCACCGCGGTGCGCCCGGCGGAGATCCACGGCCGCCGCGTGGAGGTCGGCGACCGCGTGACCTTCTGGCTGCCCTCGGCCAACCGCGACGAGACGATCTTCGATGACCCCGACCGGTTCGACATCACCCGCCAGCCGAACCGTCACCTGTCGCTGGGATACGGCGAGCATTTCTGCCTCGGCAGCATGCTTGCGCGGGTTGAACTGCGGCTACTGTACAGGGAGTTGCTGTCCCGCTCGATCGGTGTCGAACTCGACGGGCAGCCGAAGCTGCTGGACTCGATCGTCGTCAACGGACCGGAGCTCATGCCGGTCAAACTGATCGCTCCGTAG
- a CDS encoding aspartyl/asparaginyl beta-hydroxylase domain-containing protein: protein MPNVRVRVGQFATRRIWKSITWLERRMAATSPVGDKPFFPDDTFPWAKVLEENWRDIRRELDELLVHRDELPNFQDISLAQRSLTQDDQWKTYFFAGYGIDFETNRERCPRTIELLKNVDGLSTAFFSILGPGKRLHEHRGPYKGVLRYHLALKIPDPQDACGIRVGGETAHWEEGRSMVFDDTFPHEAWNETDEDRVVLFMDIVRPLKFPYAILNRLALKYIASTPFVRDAKDKHSAWEKQFETMRQDKGRAGAR from the coding sequence GTGCCCAACGTGCGGGTCCGCGTCGGCCAGTTCGCGACGAGGCGCATCTGGAAATCGATCACCTGGCTGGAGCGGCGCATGGCGGCGACGTCGCCCGTCGGCGACAAGCCGTTCTTCCCCGATGACACCTTCCCGTGGGCCAAGGTCCTGGAGGAGAACTGGCGCGACATCCGCCGGGAGCTGGACGAGCTGCTGGTGCACCGGGACGAGCTGCCCAACTTCCAGGACATCTCCCTCGCGCAGCGCAGCCTGACCCAGGACGACCAGTGGAAGACGTACTTCTTCGCCGGGTACGGCATCGACTTTGAGACCAATCGCGAGCGCTGCCCGCGCACGATCGAGCTGCTGAAGAACGTCGACGGCCTGTCCACGGCCTTCTTCTCGATCCTCGGCCCGGGCAAGCGGCTGCACGAGCACCGCGGCCCCTACAAGGGCGTACTGCGCTATCACCTGGCGCTGAAGATCCCCGACCCGCAGGACGCCTGCGGCATTCGCGTAGGGGGTGAGACGGCCCACTGGGAGGAGGGCCGGAGCATGGTGTTCGACGACACCTTCCCGCACGAAGCCTGGAACGAGACCGACGAGGACCGGGTGGTCCTGTTCATGGACATCGTCCGCCCGCTGAAGTTCCCGTACGCGATCCTCAACCGGCTGGCGCTCAAGTACATCGCCAGTACGCCGTTCGTTCGGGACGCCAAGGACAAGCACTCCGCCTGGGAGAAGCAGTTCGAGACCATGCGCCAGGACAAGGGCCGCGCCGGAGCCAGGTGA
- the dpgC gene encoding (3,5-dihydroxyphenyl)acetyl-CoA 1,2-dioxygenase DpgC has protein sequence MRADLGRARTAVTHAAKRTDDLLEALPAAEHRSPEQRATALAALNATRALRSAFMDVHTDAVYDELTEGRTRSLRVAELARAAAAAFPGLVPTDEQLTAERALPQAHKEGREVDQGIFFRHVLGSSTAGRHLLDAMLRPTPRALALLPEFRETGRVDLASVRLERTGAVARLTLCREDSLNAEDNQQVDDMETAVDLVLLDPAVEVGLVRGGEMTHPRYRGKRVFSAGINLKTLHGGGISLTDFLLRRELGYIHKLVRGVLTDDDTTAWRSRTVEKPWVAVVDTFAIGGGCQLLLAFDHVIAAADAYLSLPAAQEGIIPGASNYRLTRSVGPRAARQIILEGRRIFASEPDARLLVDEVHDQSGLDAAVESAVERLQGSSVLANRRMLNLAEESPDAFRAYMAEFALQQSVRLYSPDVIEKVGRFSAASAGSTGSGDSAGSGAKPSGG, from the coding sequence GTGCGCGCGGATCTCGGCCGGGCCCGGACGGCGGTCACCCATGCGGCGAAACGCACCGACGACCTGCTGGAAGCGCTGCCCGCCGCGGAACACCGCTCCCCCGAGCAGCGCGCCACCGCTCTGGCGGCGCTCAACGCCACCCGGGCGCTGCGCTCCGCGTTCATGGACGTGCACACGGATGCCGTCTACGACGAGCTGACGGAGGGCCGTACCCGTAGCCTAAGGGTGGCCGAGCTGGCCCGGGCCGCGGCAGCGGCCTTCCCCGGGCTGGTGCCGACCGACGAGCAGCTCACCGCAGAGCGTGCGCTGCCGCAGGCCCACAAGGAGGGCCGTGAAGTCGACCAGGGCATCTTCTTCCGGCACGTCCTGGGCTCGTCGACGGCGGGCCGGCACCTGCTCGACGCGATGCTGCGCCCGACACCGCGCGCCCTCGCCCTGCTCCCGGAGTTCCGGGAAACGGGCAGGGTCGATCTGGCCTCAGTCAGGCTGGAACGCACCGGCGCCGTGGCCCGGCTGACCCTGTGCCGCGAGGACTCGCTGAACGCGGAGGACAATCAGCAGGTCGACGACATGGAGACCGCCGTCGACCTCGTCCTCCTAGACCCTGCCGTGGAGGTCGGCCTGGTGCGCGGCGGGGAGATGACCCACCCGCGCTACCGGGGCAAGCGTGTCTTCAGTGCCGGCATCAACCTGAAGACGCTGCATGGCGGCGGCATCTCCCTGACTGATTTCCTGCTGCGCCGCGAGCTCGGCTACATCCACAAACTGGTGAGGGGCGTCCTGACGGATGACGACACCACGGCCTGGCGGTCCCGCACCGTGGAGAAGCCGTGGGTCGCTGTGGTGGACACCTTCGCGATCGGCGGCGGCTGCCAGCTGCTGCTCGCCTTCGACCACGTGATTGCGGCCGCAGACGCCTATCTCAGCCTTCCTGCCGCTCAGGAAGGGATCATTCCAGGCGCTTCCAACTACCGGCTGACCCGGTCCGTGGGGCCCCGGGCGGCCCGGCAGATCATCCTGGAGGGCCGACGGATCTTCGCGAGCGAACCGGACGCCCGGCTGCTCGTCGACGAGGTCCATGACCAGAGCGGTCTGGACGCCGCCGTCGAAAGCGCCGTCGAACGCCTTCAGGGTTCCTCGGTGCTCGCCAACCGGCGGATGCTCAACCTCGCCGAGGAATCGCCCGACGCCTTCCGCGCGTACATGGCCGAGTTCGCGCTCCAGCAGTCAGTGCGCCTCTACAGCCCCGATGTGATCGAGAAGGTCGGCCGATTCTCCGCGGCGTCGGCCGGGTCCACCGGATCGGGTGACTCGGCCGGCTCGGGCGCGAAGCCTTCCGGCGGGTAG
- the dpgB gene encoding enoyl-CoA-hydratase DpgB codes for MNSPLGIEAQLAAEGLVLRIDGSKPLSAEAVAAVTAVCDRAEDRADQAPVIVQVSGAPTEPWTEELTVSLVSKWERALRRLERLPRPTIAIAEGDCGGIALDALLATDYRIATGSVRLTVSVDNGATWPGMAVYRLANHGVFAAAIRRAVLFGTPIEAADALSMHLVDEVTEDVADSLTRTAERTGAVQGSELAIRRQLMLDATITGFEEALGVHLAACDRTLRRAASAAAA; via the coding sequence ATGAACTCTCCCCTCGGGATCGAAGCGCAGCTCGCGGCGGAGGGCCTGGTCCTCCGGATCGACGGAAGCAAGCCCCTGTCGGCCGAAGCGGTCGCGGCCGTGACCGCGGTCTGCGATAGGGCCGAGGACCGCGCCGACCAGGCTCCGGTGATCGTCCAGGTCTCCGGCGCCCCGACCGAGCCGTGGACCGAGGAGCTCACGGTGTCGCTGGTCAGCAAGTGGGAACGGGCCCTGCGGCGCCTCGAGCGCCTGCCCCGCCCCACCATCGCGATCGCCGAAGGCGACTGCGGCGGTATCGCGCTGGACGCGCTGCTGGCGACCGACTACCGCATCGCCACCGGCTCGGTGCGCCTGACGGTGTCCGTCGACAACGGCGCCACCTGGCCGGGCATGGCGGTGTACCGACTCGCCAACCACGGGGTGTTCGCCGCGGCGATCCGCCGGGCAGTGCTGTTCGGCACCCCCATCGAGGCCGCCGACGCGCTCAGCATGCACCTGGTCGACGAGGTGACCGAAGACGTGGCCGACTCCCTGACGCGGACCGCCGAACGGACGGGCGCCGTCCAGGGCAGCGAACTGGCGATCCGACGTCAGCTGATGCTCGACGCCACCATCACCGGTTTCGAGGAGGCGCTCGGGGTCCACCTGGCGGCCTGCGACCGCACCCTGCGACGGGCCGCCTCCGCGGCAGCGGCATGA
- the dpgA gene encoding 3,5-dihydroxyphenylacetyl-CoA synthase DpgA produces MTISLTAPGVDVFDIPEHDRRKTLGAARITGVATAVSETSYSQRELLDICAITDPRVRSVFLNSAIERRFLTLPPRAEDGTLLTEAQGELLAKHKQVALDMGVRAVRAALENVGLDIEDIDYLCCTTTTGFLTPGLSAHLIREMGISAKTSRVDVVGMGCNAGLNALNATSSWAVANPGKVAVMLCAEACSAAYVIDGSMRTAVVNSLFGDGAAAIVLVADSPDTAHAAADIPASPGGPRILGFASHLITDAIDAMRYDWDDDQGKFSFYLDPQVPYVVGAHAEQVVDRLLNNAGLRRSDISQWLVHSGGKKVIDAVRVNLGLTRHDVRHTTGVLRDYGNLSSGSFLFSYERLLQEAATKAGDYGVLMTMGPGSTIETALVQW; encoded by the coding sequence ATGACCATCAGCCTGACCGCTCCCGGCGTCGACGTTTTCGACATACCGGAGCACGACCGAAGGAAGACCCTCGGCGCGGCCCGGATCACGGGCGTCGCCACCGCCGTCTCCGAAACCTCCTACAGCCAGCGGGAACTCCTCGACATTTGCGCGATCACGGACCCCAGGGTCCGGTCGGTGTTCCTGAACAGCGCGATCGAGCGCCGTTTCCTCACCCTGCCTCCGCGGGCCGAGGACGGCACCCTGCTCACCGAGGCCCAGGGCGAACTCCTCGCCAAGCACAAGCAGGTCGCCCTCGACATGGGCGTCCGGGCGGTGCGCGCCGCCTTGGAGAACGTCGGCCTCGACATCGAGGACATCGACTACCTGTGCTGCACCACCACCACCGGCTTCCTCACCCCGGGCCTGAGCGCCCACCTCATCCGCGAGATGGGCATCTCAGCGAAGACCAGCCGGGTGGACGTCGTCGGCATGGGCTGCAACGCCGGACTGAACGCGCTGAACGCCACTTCGAGCTGGGCCGTGGCCAACCCCGGCAAGGTCGCCGTCATGCTCTGCGCGGAAGCGTGCTCGGCCGCCTACGTGATCGACGGGAGCATGCGCACCGCTGTCGTGAACAGCCTGTTCGGCGACGGCGCCGCAGCGATCGTACTGGTCGCCGACTCCCCTGACACCGCCCACGCCGCGGCCGACATACCGGCCTCGCCCGGCGGACCGCGGATCCTGGGCTTCGCCAGCCACCTGATCACCGACGCCATCGACGCGATGCGCTACGACTGGGACGACGACCAGGGGAAGTTCAGCTTCTACCTGGACCCGCAAGTCCCCTACGTCGTCGGCGCCCACGCGGAACAGGTGGTCGACCGGCTGCTGAACAACGCCGGACTGCGCCGCAGCGACATCAGCCAGTGGCTGGTGCACTCCGGCGGCAAGAAGGTCATCGACGCGGTCCGCGTGAACCTCGGCCTGACCCGGCACGACGTCCGCCACACCACAGGGGTGCTGCGCGACTACGGGAACCTGTCGAGCGGATCGTTTCTGTTCTCCTATGAACGACTGCTTCAGGAAGCGGCCACCAAGGCCGGCGACTACGGCGTCCTGATGACCATGGGCCCTGGGTCGACCATCGAGACAGCGCTGGTGCAATGGTGA
- a CDS encoding PLP-dependent aminotransferase family protein encodes MAATRLKKEELHASVSDPVLDTMNFLNGITHRYPEAVSFAPGRPYDGFFHTEQIFSHIRKYLSHLEENGASAADIRDALFQYGPTSGRIRELIADSLRKDENIDVAPEAIVVTVGCQEAMFLTLRAVLSAPEDVLLVSSPCYVGITGAARVLGFEPAPVQERPDGFHCADLEAVLAAERARGRRPRAFYVVPDHANPSGNTMSLDERHALVALAAREDILILEDSPYRLVSPGPQEPTLKSLDRAQRVVHLGSYSKTLFPGARVGFAVADQPVVDQEGNTGLLADEITKIKSMITVNTSPLGQAAVAGMLLAADGRTSDLNTETSAYYGSAMRAILQELDSAFAASDREDVGVRWNEPSGGFFLTVDVPFRADNAALVRSAEEYGVIWTPMSYFYPRDGGDHSLRLSVSYLSNEEIVEGVARLARFIREESRRAR; translated from the coding sequence ATGGCCGCGACCCGGCTGAAGAAGGAGGAGCTGCACGCCAGCGTCTCTGACCCGGTGCTCGACACCATGAATTTCCTCAATGGGATTACCCACCGCTATCCCGAGGCGGTCTCATTTGCGCCGGGCCGTCCCTACGACGGATTTTTCCACACCGAGCAGATCTTCTCGCACATTCGCAAGTACCTGAGCCACCTCGAGGAGAACGGCGCTTCGGCCGCCGATATCCGCGACGCGCTCTTCCAGTACGGACCGACCAGCGGCCGGATCCGCGAGCTGATCGCCGACTCGCTGCGCAAGGACGAGAACATCGACGTGGCACCCGAGGCCATCGTGGTCACGGTGGGCTGTCAGGAGGCGATGTTCCTCACCCTGCGCGCGGTCCTCTCGGCGCCCGAGGACGTACTCCTCGTCTCCAGCCCCTGCTACGTCGGCATCACCGGCGCCGCCCGCGTGCTCGGCTTCGAACCGGCTCCCGTCCAGGAACGCCCCGACGGCTTCCACTGCGCCGACCTCGAAGCAGTGCTCGCGGCGGAACGTGCACGCGGCCGCCGGCCCCGCGCGTTCTACGTGGTCCCCGACCACGCCAATCCCTCCGGCAACACGATGTCGCTCGACGAGCGCCACGCCCTGGTGGCACTGGCGGCCCGGGAGGACATCCTCATCCTGGAGGACAGCCCCTACCGCCTCGTGAGCCCCGGGCCCCAGGAGCCGACCCTCAAGTCCCTCGACCGGGCGCAGCGGGTCGTCCACCTGGGCTCCTACTCCAAGACTCTCTTCCCAGGCGCCCGGGTCGGGTTCGCCGTCGCCGACCAGCCCGTCGTGGACCAGGAGGGGAACACCGGCCTGCTGGCCGACGAGATCACCAAGATCAAGAGCATGATCACGGTGAACACCTCCCCGCTGGGCCAGGCCGCGGTCGCGGGCATGCTGCTCGCCGCCGACGGGCGGACCTCGGATCTCAATACCGAGACATCCGCCTACTACGGCAGCGCCATGCGGGCCATCCTCCAGGAGTTGGACTCGGCCTTCGCCGCCTCCGACAGGGAGGACGTCGGCGTGCGCTGGAACGAACCGAGCGGCGGGTTCTTCCTGACCGTCGACGTTCCGTTCCGTGCGGACAACGCCGCGCTGGTGCGTTCGGCGGAGGAGTACGGAGTCATCTGGACGCCCATGTCCTATTTCTATCCCCGAGACGGCGGCGACCACAGTCTCCGCCTGTCCGTCAGCTACCTGAGCAACGAAGAAATCGTCGAAGGAGTCGCCCGGCTCGCGCGCTTCATCCGGGAGGAGTCCCGGCGGGCGCGCTGA
- a CDS encoding MBL fold metallo-hydrolase: MAEEPLFLRSKAIVEPLVDRFFAWPHTLAPVQAAMNLAFLQVPMLESYLQSPKVHVAASNNPELRGGYFINIPEERADEVRDLLEGIKRDRVDMLRFAEAIAAGQEILRANATGFDLTPLYPKMPAELNGLVELAYDTDNQAQMRFMEPLVYKSSVYSEARQSVQLSLEPGYERPFILSTPRLPSPDVLELAVPFRHAGLEELFKARVSPATLSHLREALELDDAQAKQLSGLLTDRPSGAPDRHIDGGGRIRYFGHACLVMQTPEAAIVTDPFISADSSAGDRYTLDDLPDFIDLVLITHGHQDHIVLETLLQLRGRVGAIVVPRSSRGNLADPSMALMLRQQGFPVVEVDDFDEVEFPGGKVTATPFLGEHCDLDIRAKSTFWVELAGKKVFVGADSSGIDPMLYRRIKGHLGTADIAFLGMECDGAPLTWLYQALLTIPVSKKLSNSRKLSGSNAEQAAAIMTELGAHEAYVYAMGEEPWLGHVMATTYTEDTYQIKQIEEFMTWCKDRDIKAGHLYRQQEWRW; this comes from the coding sequence ATGGCTGAGGAGCCGTTGTTTCTGCGTTCGAAGGCCATTGTGGAGCCGTTGGTTGACCGGTTCTTCGCGTGGCCGCATACGCTGGCGCCGGTGCAGGCGGCGATGAATCTGGCGTTTTTGCAGGTGCCGATGCTGGAGTCGTATCTGCAGTCCCCGAAGGTGCATGTCGCGGCGAGTAACAATCCTGAGCTGCGGGGTGGGTATTTCATCAACATTCCGGAGGAGCGTGCCGATGAGGTGCGTGATCTTCTGGAGGGGATCAAGCGGGACCGGGTGGACATGCTGCGGTTCGCGGAGGCGATCGCCGCGGGTCAGGAGATCCTGCGGGCGAACGCGACGGGGTTCGACCTGACGCCGTTGTATCCGAAGATGCCGGCGGAGCTGAACGGTCTGGTGGAGCTGGCGTACGACACGGACAACCAGGCGCAGATGCGGTTCATGGAGCCGCTGGTCTACAAGAGCAGTGTGTATTCCGAGGCGCGGCAGTCGGTGCAGCTGTCGCTGGAGCCGGGGTATGAGCGTCCGTTCATTCTGAGTACGCCGCGGCTGCCGTCGCCGGATGTCCTGGAGCTGGCGGTGCCGTTCCGTCACGCGGGTCTGGAGGAGCTGTTCAAGGCGCGGGTGAGTCCGGCGACGCTGTCGCATCTGCGGGAGGCGCTGGAGCTGGACGATGCGCAGGCCAAGCAGTTGTCGGGGCTGCTGACGGACCGTCCCAGCGGTGCGCCGGACCGGCACATCGATGGGGGCGGGCGGATCCGGTACTTCGGGCACGCGTGTCTGGTGATGCAGACGCCCGAGGCGGCGATCGTGACGGACCCGTTCATCAGTGCGGACAGTTCCGCCGGTGACCGGTACACGCTGGATGATCTTCCTGATTTCATCGATCTGGTGCTGATCACGCACGGGCATCAGGACCACATCGTGCTCGAGACGCTGCTGCAGCTGCGCGGTCGGGTCGGTGCGATCGTGGTGCCGCGTTCTTCGCGCGGGAACCTGGCGGACCCGTCGATGGCCCTGATGCTGCGGCAGCAGGGTTTCCCGGTCGTCGAGGTCGACGATTTCGACGAGGTGGAGTTCCCGGGCGGGAAGGTCACGGCGACGCCGTTCCTCGGTGAGCACTGTGACCTGGACATCCGGGCGAAGTCCACTTTCTGGGTGGAGCTCGCGGGCAAGAAGGTGTTCGTCGGTGCGGATTCCTCGGGTATCGACCCGATGCTGTACCGGCGGATCAAGGGTCATCTGGGGACGGCTGACATCGCGTTCCTGGGAATGGAGTGTGATGGTGCGCCGCTGACGTGGCTGTACCAGGCGCTGCTGACGATCCCGGTGTCGAAGAAGCTGAGCAATTCGCGGAAGCTGTCGGGGTCGAACGCGGAGCAGGCTGCGGCGATCATGACGGAACTCGGTGCGCACGAGGCGTACGTGTACGCGATGGGTGAAGAGCCCTGGCTGGGACACGTGATGGCGACGACTTACACCGAGGACACGTACCAGATCAAGCAGATCGAAGAATTCATGACCTGGTGCAAGGACCGGGACATCAAGGCCGGTCACCTCTACCGCCAGCAGGAATGGCGCTGGTAG
- the dpgD gene encoding enoyl-CoA-hydratase DpgD, with translation MTGTEESGVRYEKKGHIAYVTLDRPAVLNAMNLRMHEELARVWDDVEADDDVRVAVLTGAGDRSFSVGQDLRERSRLDGQGVPPSTFGSRGQPGWPRLTERFGLSKPVVARVNGYALGGGFELALACDLIIASDQSVFALPEATLGLVPGAGGAFRLARQIPLKIAMGYLLTGRRMSADVALRLGLVNEVVPAEELDDAVTAWTDALLCSAPLAVRAIKEAVMRSVDMPLEEAFVTPFPWEQQRRHSADAVEGPRAFAEGREPVWRGR, from the coding sequence GTGACTGGCACAGAAGAGTCCGGCGTGCGCTACGAGAAGAAGGGTCACATCGCCTACGTCACACTCGATCGGCCCGCAGTGCTCAACGCGATGAATCTGCGCATGCACGAGGAACTGGCCCGGGTCTGGGACGACGTCGAGGCGGACGACGACGTACGGGTCGCCGTACTGACCGGCGCCGGCGACCGGTCCTTCTCCGTCGGACAGGACCTGCGCGAACGCTCCCGTCTCGACGGGCAGGGAGTCCCTCCGTCGACGTTCGGCAGTCGCGGTCAGCCGGGGTGGCCGCGACTGACCGAGCGGTTCGGCCTGTCCAAACCGGTTGTCGCCCGGGTGAACGGCTATGCCCTCGGCGGGGGCTTCGAACTCGCCCTCGCCTGTGACCTCATCATCGCCTCCGACCAGTCGGTCTTCGCACTGCCCGAGGCGACCCTGGGACTGGTGCCCGGTGCCGGAGGGGCCTTCAGACTCGCACGACAGATACCTCTGAAGATCGCCATGGGCTATCTGCTGACCGGCCGCCGGATGAGTGCAGACGTGGCGCTGCGCCTGGGGCTGGTCAATGAGGTCGTGCCTGCCGAGGAGTTGGATGACGCGGTCACCGCATGGACCGATGCGCTGCTCTGCAGCGCTCCCCTGGCCGTGCGTGCCATCAAGGAGGCCGTGATGCGCTCTGTCGACATGCCCCTGGAGGAAGCGTTCGTCACCCCCTTCCCTTGGGAGCAGCAGCGAAGGCACAGCGCGGATGCCGTCGAGGGCCCGCGCGCCTTCGCGGAGGGGCGTGAACCCGTGTGGCGGGGGCGCTGA
- a CDS encoding IS701 family transposase, whose protein sequence is MTPEDLAAVRCDLEDFAAEVFEPFARNDQRRWGRVYLRGLLTDGQRKSVEPMAARLGEDGNRQALAHFITTSPWDPAHVRARLAWRMERAIRPTVLVFDDTGFLKDGNASACVSRQYTGTAGKVTNCQVGVSLHMASDHASAAVDWRLFLPETWAPGSVKADPDKVARRTACGIPDDIGHVEKWQLALDMLDETRSWGIEVPLAIADAGYGDAAAFRHGLQARGLNYVVGISTTLSAQPGPAVPVAEPYSGTGRPPVAKYPDKPQSVKQLVIAAGRKAAKPVQWREGSRPGTGRSGFKRMYSRFVALRIRPAGREVRQTVDGPELPECWLLAEWPAGQAEPVQFWLSDLPADTPLTTLVRLAKLRWRIEHDYREMKQALGLAHFEGRTWNGWHHHVTLVSVAHAFCTLQRLARAPKDTALA, encoded by the coding sequence GTGACGCCTGAGGACTTGGCCGCGGTGCGGTGTGATCTGGAGGATTTCGCGGCGGAGGTTTTCGAGCCGTTCGCGCGGAATGATCAGCGTCGGTGGGGGCGGGTCTACCTGCGTGGGCTGCTGACCGACGGGCAGCGCAAGTCGGTCGAGCCGATGGCCGCCCGGCTGGGCGAGGACGGGAACCGTCAGGCCCTGGCCCACTTCATCACCACCAGTCCGTGGGATCCGGCGCATGTGCGGGCCCGGCTGGCCTGGAGGATGGAAAGGGCGATCCGGCCCACCGTGCTGGTCTTCGACGACACCGGGTTCCTCAAGGACGGCAATGCCTCGGCGTGTGTGTCGCGGCAGTACACCGGCACCGCGGGCAAGGTCACCAACTGCCAGGTGGGCGTCTCCCTGCACATGGCTTCGGATCATGCCTCGGCGGCGGTCGACTGGCGGCTGTTCCTGCCCGAGACCTGGGCGCCCGGGTCGGTGAAGGCGGATCCGGACAAGGTCGCCCGCCGCACCGCCTGCGGTATCCCCGACGACATCGGGCATGTGGAGAAATGGCAGCTGGCCCTGGACATGCTGGATGAGACCCGCTCGTGGGGCATCGAGGTGCCGCTGGCCATTGCGGACGCCGGATACGGCGACGCCGCGGCCTTCCGGCACGGCCTGCAGGCCCGCGGCCTCAACTACGTCGTGGGCATCTCCACCACCCTCTCGGCCCAGCCCGGCCCCGCGGTGCCGGTCGCCGAGCCGTACTCCGGGACCGGGCGCCCGCCGGTGGCGAAGTACCCCGACAAGCCGCAGTCGGTGAAACAGCTGGTCATCGCGGCCGGCCGGAAGGCGGCGAAGCCGGTGCAGTGGCGTGAGGGATCCCGGCCCGGCACGGGCCGCAGCGGCTTCAAGCGGATGTACTCGCGGTTCGTGGCCTTGCGGATCCGGCCTGCCGGACGCGAGGTCCGCCAGACTGTTGACGGACCGGAACTGCCGGAGTGCTGGCTCCTGGCCGAGTGGCCAGCAGGCCAGGCCGAGCCGGTCCAGTTCTGGCTCTCCGACCTGCCCGCCGACACCCCGCTGACCACCCTGGTCCGCCTGGCCAAGCTCCGCTGGCGCATCGAACACGACTACCGCGAGATGAAGCAGGCCCTGGGCCTGGCCCACTTCGAGGGCCGCACCTGGAACGGCTGGCACCACCACGTCACCCTCGTCTCCGTCGCGCACGCCTTCTGCACCCTGCAACGACTGGCCAGAGCCCCAAAAGACACGGCGCTGGCCTGA